CGGCAAGCGGATCCGGAACAACTGGGTGTACTCGACCTACGAGGACTTCATCTCCCGCGCCAACGGGATCCCCGACGAGATCTGGCGGACGGTGGACCTCATGGTGGTCGACGCGTTCCGCGACGCCGCCGAGGTCCGCATCACGAGTCCGGAAGGGACGGACCTCGGCTGGCAGGTGACGCCGCAGCAGGCGGAACTGTGGCCCAAGGGCGCCTACATCTCGGGGCACATCCTCGGCTCGACGATCCAGGGCATCCGGTTCGGCCACCCGGCGGAGACGTTCCTGCGCGAAGCGAAGACGTTGATGCCCACCCTCAACGGCGTGATCGGCGGGACGAGCAACCACACCGGGTACTTCCCGCACGCGTCGGTGACCATCGAGTCGGGGATGATCACGAAGATCGAGGGCGGCGGCCGCTACGGCGAGCTGTGGCGCGAGGTCGTGGAACGCTACCGGGACACGCACTACCCCGGCTTCCCCTATCCCGGCTGGGCGTACTTCAACGACGCGTCGATCGGCACCAATCCCAAGAGCTACCGCCAGATCGAGACCCTGTGGAACTACAACGACTCCTGGACGAACCTGCCCGAACGCGCGCAGGCCGGCGTGATCCACTTCGGCTTCGGCGCCGAGCACTGGGACCAGACGTTCCTCTCCTACGCCAAGGAGAACAAGTTGCCGACGATGCACTTCCCGCACGTGCACAACCTGTTCGCCACCTACGAGATCCGCCGCCGCAGCACCGGCGAGTGGGTCAAGCTGATCGACAAGGGCCGGATCACGGCGCTCGACTCCAAGCGCGTGGTGCGGCTCGCCAGCAGCCTCGGCGGCACGCACCACCTGGAGTACGACTGGATTCCCGCGGTGCCGGGCATCAACTACCCCGGGGACTACCACCGGGACTACGCGCCCGACCCGGTGTCGTGGATCCGCCGCGAGCAGAACGGGGAGTTCGCCCGGTGACCGCGCCCTTCTACCTGCCGGCCGGCGACGAGGTCGACCTCTTCCGCGCGGCCTACGACCAGCGCATCCCGGTGCTGCTCAAGGGACCCACCGGGTGCGGCAAGACCCGGTTCGTCGAGTACATGGCATGGGAGATCGCGAAACAGCGCACCGGGACGCCGCCGGACGAGCCACTGGTGACGATCACCTGTCACGACGACCTCACCGCGGCCGACCTCGTCGGCCGGTATCTGCTCTCGGCCGAGGGCACGACCTGGCTCGACGGGCCGCTGACGCGAGCCGCGCGCACGGGCGCGATCTGCTACCTCGACGAGGTGGTCGAGGCCCGCAAGGACACCACCGTGGTGCTGCACTCGCTGACCGATCACCGGCGGACGTTGCCGCTGGAACGGCTCGGCACCACCGTGGCGGCGCACCCGGACTTCCTGCTCGTCGTGTCGTACAACCCGGGGTATCAGGTCACCAGCAAGGATCTCAAGCCGAGCACCCGGCAGCGCTTCCTCGCCATCGAGTTCGGCTACCCGGACCCCGAGCTGGAGGCCGAGATCATCGCGCACGAAGCGGGCGTGCCCGCGGACGTGGCCGAGGCACTGGCCGCGCTCGGCGCCCGCATCCGCAACCTCGACGCCGCCGATCTCCTCGACGGCCCGAGCACGCGGCTGCTCGTCCACGCCGGCGCGCTCATCGGCCGCGGGGTCGCGCCGCGGCGGGCGTGCGATCTCGCGCTCGTGCTGGCCACCAGCGACGACCGGGACGTGCAGGACGCCGTCCGGCAGGTGGCGCACGCCGTGTTCGCGGCATGACGACACCGGGGCCCGCGCACCTGGACGAGCTGACCGGCTCGCTCTCGCTGTACTACCGGGCGTTGTGCGGGCGGGGCTGCGAACTGGTGCCCTACGACGACGAGGCCGAACTTCGCCAGCGGCCCGACACCGCGACGACCGTGCGGCTCCCGCCGCACGTGCACGCGGGACCGTCGTGGTACCAGGTGGCGCTGACGCACCGGGCGCTGCACCACGAACTCGGCACGTTCGACCTCGACCTCGAGCGGCCGGAGCCCTTCTTCCGGCGGCTGCGCCCGGCCGGCCTCAGCGGCAGGCTCGACCGCTTCGCCGGCCTGTTCGGCCGCACGGCGCTCGCGGTCGAGGTGTTCACCGTGCTCGAAGACCTGCGCGTGGACACCGCGGCGCTGCGGCTGTTCCCCGGTCTGGCCCCGGTCTACGAGCGGGTGCGCGCCGACGAGCTGGCGACGAGGCCGGATCTCGCCGAGCTGCCGGCCCGCTCCGCGGCGGCCGAGGCGCTCGTCCGGCTGAGCCTCGGCGCCACCTCGATCCGGCTGCCGCCGGCACTGCATCCGGCGCTCGCCCGGATGGCCGCCGTGGCCCGGGTCCTCACCGACCGGGAGTCCACTGTGGAATCGACGGCCGAGGCAACGCTCCGGTGCTACGGCATATTGGCGCGGCTGCCCAACCTCGCCCCGGCGGCCGGCGTGGGCGAAGAGGTCGCCTTCACAGAATCCGAGGTGGACGACGGGTTCACGCTGCCGGGGAGCGAGTTCCGGCTCGAAGGGGACGAGGTGTTCGACGTCCGGTTCGCGCCCGTGCGCTACCGCGACGTGCCCGGTCCCCGGTACCTCGGCTTGTCGGCCTCCGGCATGCCGCTCACCGAAGCGATCCTGCGGATGACCGGCGAGGAAGCGCAGGCGGCCGACGAGTTCACCGAACGCTCGCTGGCGGCCGAGAGCGGGCAGGTCGACGTCACGACGGTCGAGCGCCCGCCCGAGCCACTGCCGCACGACCACGGCCCGGACCTGGAAAACCACCACCACGGGGAAACCGGGCCCGTGCAGGCGAACGGACGGCACGAGTTCGCCTACCCCGAGTGGGACCACCGCGCCGGCCGGTACCTGGCCGACTGGTGCCTGGTCCGGGAGAAGCGGCCCCGGTCGGGGCGCAGCGGCCGCGCGCACCGCGACGCACTCGGGCGCAACCGCGCGCTGCTGCCCGCGCTGACCGCGCAGCTGGAACGCATGGCTCCGCTCGGTCGCCGCCGGCGCACGCGGCTACGCCACGGCGACGACCTCGACCTCGATGCCTGCGTGGAGGCCATGGCCGACCTGCGGACCGGACGGACGCCGGGGGAAGCCGTGTACAGCGCGCTCGAACCGGTGGCCCGCGAGGTGGCCGTGGCGTTCGCGCTGGACCTGAGCTCGTCGACGGCCGAACGCCTGCCCGAGCGCGACGACGGGATCCGCCGGATCCTCGACCTGGAACGGGAGTCGGTCGCGTTGCTCCTCGAAGCGGTGGAGCGGGTCGGCGACAGCTACGGCATCTACGGCTTCTCCGGCACCGGCCGCGAGGACGTCGTGGTTTCGGTCGTGAAGTCCCTCGACGAGCGGCGCACCCCGGCGACCCTGCGGCGGCTCGACGGGCTCGTGCCGCAGCACACGACCCGGATGGGCCCGGCCATCCGCCACCTCACCCGCCGGCTCGCCACGCACGGCGCGCCCTCGAAGCTGCTCGTGCTGGTTTCCGACGGTCGTCCGTTCGACCTCGACTACGGACAGCAGTACGGCGAGGACGCCGTGCTGGACTACGCGCTCGCCGACACCACCCGCGCGCTCGCCGAAGCCCGGCGCGCCGGTGTCCGCCCCTACCTCATCA
The sequence above is a segment of the Amycolatopsis sp. 2-15 genome. Coding sequences within it:
- a CDS encoding CbbQ/NirQ/NorQ/GpvN family protein — encoded protein: MTAPFYLPAGDEVDLFRAAYDQRIPVLLKGPTGCGKTRFVEYMAWEIAKQRTGTPPDEPLVTITCHDDLTAADLVGRYLLSAEGTTWLDGPLTRAARTGAICYLDEVVEARKDTTVVLHSLTDHRRTLPLERLGTTVAAHPDFLLVVSYNPGYQVTSKDLKPSTRQRFLAIEFGYPDPELEAEIIAHEAGVPADVAEALAALGARIRNLDAADLLDGPSTRLLVHAGALIGRGVAPRRACDLALVLATSDDRDVQDAVRQVAHAVFAA
- a CDS encoding nitric oxide reductase activation protein NorD, whose protein sequence is MTTPGPAHLDELTGSLSLYYRALCGRGCELVPYDDEAELRQRPDTATTVRLPPHVHAGPSWYQVALTHRALHHELGTFDLDLERPEPFFRRLRPAGLSGRLDRFAGLFGRTALAVEVFTVLEDLRVDTAALRLFPGLAPVYERVRADELATRPDLAELPARSAAAEALVRLSLGATSIRLPPALHPALARMAAVARVLTDRESTVESTAEATLRCYGILARLPNLAPAAGVGEEVAFTESEVDDGFTLPGSEFRLEGDEVFDVRFAPVRYRDVPGPRYLGLSASGMPLTEAILRMTGEEAQAADEFTERSLAAESGQVDVTTVERPPEPLPHDHGPDLENHHHGETGPVQANGRHEFAYPEWDHRAGRYLADWCLVREKRPRSGRSGRAHRDALGRNRALLPALTAQLERMAPLGRRRRTRLRHGDDLDLDACVEAMADLRTGRTPGEAVYSALEPVAREVAVAFALDLSSSTAERLPERDDGIRRILDLERESVALLLEAVERVGDSYGIYGFSGTGREDVVVSVVKSLDERRTPATLRRLDGLVPQHTTRMGPAIRHLTRRLATHGAPSKLLVLVSDGRPFDLDYGQQYGEDAVLDYALADTTRALAEARRAGVRPYLITVDPAGGDYLRTMCDPDTYHVIADPRDLPVALARLYVTARRAWPATQSPDSVRP